A part of Prolixibacteraceae bacterium genomic DNA contains:
- a CDS encoding endonuclease yields the protein MNKLLLLTLFLFSTLVNAQIVINEVDADNPSTDTKEFIELKTTNPNTPLDGYVVVLFNGSDDSSYDAFDLDGYTSDVNGLFVLGTSGVSPSPDLIFSKADNVIQNGADAVAIYRGDATDFPNDTPITQTDLIDAIVYDTNDGDDPGLLNGLGVSVQYNENENSDKDHHSNQRKADNTFEAKIATPGALNNGTGVQKPTIAISTTKNVYAEGEQFDITFTCSEDVKSDLTINYTLTKDNFTTSDYTGDLSVTIGNGTTTATSTIALTDDTEDEGDETLVVTLDNLNADYQATNNFYAITIKDNDYAVSNYGTPLNPTYGKVSTTASDDYYSSLYGLSGQDLKNAITTLISDASVVRAQTYGDVWDMLKEADVNPSNNSEIWLLYSEQGRGKSEQQGSGSSVGKWNREHVYPQSRGGFKDGTSRSADGKEVYMNTDANHTEHGHADAHSLRPADSGENTRRSNNDFGEEYSGPAGNAGSWKGDVARSVMYMALRYNALDVVTGNPDNGTVGQLGDLTHLLAWHKADRPDDYEMHRNNVIYDWQKNRNPFIDFPDLVDYVFGDKQGSVFNKSTAIDEKSNVLYFVPNPVVNKIRFKKTISGYIEIYDLNGKKVLSDKVNAREYDLSTLKSGLYFYQIQTKTESFKGKIIKK from the coding sequence ATGAATAAACTTCTACTTTTAACTCTTTTTCTCTTCTCTACATTAGTTAATGCACAAATAGTCATTAATGAAGTGGATGCGGACAACCCAAGCACTGACACGAAAGAATTTATTGAATTAAAAACTACGAACCCTAACACACCATTAGATGGATATGTGGTAGTATTGTTCAATGGCTCTGATGACAGTAGCTATGATGCTTTTGACCTTGATGGCTATACATCAGATGTCAATGGCCTATTCGTATTGGGAACAAGTGGGGTATCACCATCTCCTGATCTTATTTTTTCTAAAGCAGATAATGTCATTCAAAATGGTGCAGATGCCGTAGCTATCTATCGAGGTGATGCCACAGACTTTCCAAATGACACACCAATCACTCAGACCGACTTGATTGATGCCATCGTTTATGATACCAATGATGGGGATGACCCTGGACTACTAAATGGTTTAGGCGTTTCGGTTCAATATAATGAAAATGAGAATTCGGATAAAGACCACCACTCCAACCAACGTAAAGCGGACAATACATTTGAAGCGAAAATTGCTACACCTGGTGCGCTAAATAATGGTACTGGAGTTCAAAAGCCAACGATAGCTATCTCCACAACAAAAAACGTCTACGCAGAGGGAGAACAGTTTGATATCACTTTTACATGTTCAGAAGATGTAAAAAGCGACCTAACCATCAATTACACCTTAACAAAAGACAACTTTACAACTAGCGACTATACAGGTGATCTATCCGTTACAATAGGTAATGGAACAACGACTGCTACCTCTACTATCGCTCTAACAGATGACACTGAAGATGAAGGGGATGAGACTCTTGTTGTAACTTTAGATAATTTGAATGCCGACTATCAAGCGACAAATAACTTCTACGCGATTACCATTAAAGATAATGACTATGCTGTAAGTAATTATGGAACACCGCTTAACCCTACTTATGGTAAGGTCTCTACCACAGCTTCAGATGACTATTATAGTAGCCTATATGGATTGTCTGGTCAAGACCTAAAAAATGCCATCACTACATTAATATCAGATGCAAGCGTAGTTAGAGCACAAACCTATGGCGATGTTTGGGATATGTTAAAAGAAGCAGACGTTAATCCTAGTAATAATAGTGAGATATGGCTCTTATACTCTGAACAGGGTCGAGGAAAATCGGAACAGCAAGGTTCTGGTTCAAGTGTAGGAAAATGGAACAGAGAACATGTATACCCACAATCAAGAGGAGGCTTCAAAGATGGAACTTCAAGAAGTGCAGATGGTAAAGAGGTATATATGAATACTGATGCAAATCATACTGAACATGGACATGCAGATGCCCATTCATTACGTCCTGCGGATTCAGGTGAAAATACTCGACGAAGCAATAACGACTTCGGCGAGGAGTATAGTGGACCAGCAGGTAATGCTGGAAGTTGGAAAGGCGACGTGGCACGAAGTGTAATGTATATGGCTTTAAGATATAATGCACTTGATGTGGTAACAGGAAACCCAGACAACGGTACAGTTGGACAACTTGGTGACCTTACCCATCTATTAGCATGGCACAAGGCAGACCGACCTGATGATTATGAGATGCACAGAAACAATGTTATTTATGACTGGCAGAAGAACCGTAATCCATTTATCGACTTTCCAGATCTAGTCGATTATGTCTTTGGAGACAAACAAGGATCGGTTTTTAATAAATCTACAGCTATTGATGAAAAATCTAATGTATTATACTTTGTTCCAAATCCTGTAGTTAATAAGATAAGATTCAAAAAAACCATCTCTGGTTACATTGAGATATATGATCTCAACGGTAAAAAAGTTCTCTCTGATAAGGTTAATGCAAGAGAATATGACCTATCTACATTAAAGAGTGGACTATATTTCTACCAAATCCAAACTAAGACAGAGAGCTTTAAAGGAAAAATAATCAAGAAATAA
- a CDS encoding transposase, with protein MTQGKQRQGYDKEFKLMVVNQVLNGRSSTQVGEEHGLDSSMIRRWVRQFKKYEDNSFQGNGNIVETEEEKRIRILEQELNRVKMERDILKKAVGIFSKTDS; from the coding sequence ATGACACAAGGTAAACAAAGACAAGGGTATGATAAGGAGTTTAAGCTGATGGTTGTCAATCAAGTATTGAATGGCCGTAGTTCAACTCAAGTTGGAGAAGAGCATGGATTAGATAGCTCTATGATTCGTCGTTGGGTTCGTCAGTTTAAAAAGTATGAGGATAATAGTTTTCAGGGCAATGGCAATATTGTTGAAACCGAAGAGGAGAAGCGCATACGGATTTTAGAACAAGAACTAAATAGGGTTAAGATGGAGCGAGACATATTAAAAAAAGCGGTGGGCATATTCTCCAAGACAGACAGTTAA
- a CDS encoding IS3 family transposase yields the protein MKKSGGHILQDRQLIYEFIVSHSMIFPVEIMCKVLGVSSSSYYEWKSGRISKRKEALQRDTGLILDIYNKSKRRYGSHKIKAQLGRIGVSTSRNRVARIMQSQGIKSCICKSYKPQTTTSNHGKRVALNHLNREFTTGAPTKVWVSDLTYIPTDQGWLYLTTIMDLFDHSIVGWSMSKDMTAENTIMRAWNMAKTNRPPQKGMLFHSDQGVQFVADVFQTDLKKYKVIQSMSRKGNCWDNAVAENFFKIIKSELIDHKHYHSFSHAKSDIFDFIEVWYNKKRLHSVLGYRTPAEFMEEYIKNVA from the coding sequence ATTAAAAAAAGCGGTGGGCATATTCTCCAAGACAGACAGTTAATATATGAGTTCATTGTTAGTCATTCAATGATATTTCCTGTTGAGATTATGTGTAAAGTATTAGGTGTTAGCAGCTCATCTTATTATGAATGGAAAAGTGGTCGTATATCTAAGAGAAAAGAAGCCTTACAACGAGATACAGGATTAATACTTGATATATATAATAAATCAAAACGGCGATATGGTAGCCATAAAATTAAGGCCCAGTTAGGCCGAATTGGTGTGAGTACATCAAGAAATAGAGTAGCAAGAATAATGCAAAGTCAAGGGATTAAGAGTTGTATTTGTAAATCCTATAAACCACAAACAACCACTTCCAATCATGGTAAAAGAGTAGCGTTGAATCATCTTAATAGAGAGTTTACGACTGGTGCACCGACAAAAGTTTGGGTCTCAGATCTAACCTACATCCCGACAGACCAAGGTTGGCTTTATTTAACGACCATCATGGACCTATTTGACCACTCTATTGTTGGATGGTCCATGTCAAAGGATATGACTGCGGAAAATACAATTATGAGGGCTTGGAATATGGCTAAGACAAATCGTCCTCCCCAAAAAGGAATGTTATTTCACTCTGATCAAGGAGTCCAATTTGTAGCAGATGTATTTCAAACAGATTTAAAGAAATATAAGGTGATTCAAAGTATGAGTAGAAAAGGGAACTGTTGGGATAATGCTGTGGCAGAAAACTTTTTTAAGATCATCAAATCAGAACTAATTGACCATAAGCACTATCACTCTTTCTCTCATGCTAAATCCGATATCTTTGATTTTATTGAGGTATGGTATAATAAGAAAAGATTGCACTCAGTTTTAGGTTACAGAACACCAGCTGAGTTTATGGAAGAGTATATTAAAAATGTGGCTTAA